Proteins encoded by one window of Torulaspora delbrueckii CBS 1146 chromosome 2, complete genome:
- the HSP30 gene encoding Hsp30p (ancestral locus Anc_8.794) gives MVYYLKAGGNQAVNVNQPTGLDYHITREGSSWLWAVTSVFGLATIIYAILFFVAERKSASLTRYALAAPFLISFFMFFFYFTYASNLGWTGIQAQFNHVTVNNPVTGLTPGVRQIFYSRYVAWFLSWPLVLYLLELSSVSTTVLQNDTFSVLDTMHTLLVQTFASYFWIISLLVGALIRSSYKWGYFTFGAVSMLVLQGIIIRRQFVSLRTRAFNGAMLGLILLIVWLYFICWGVSEGGNRIQPDSEAVFYGILDLIVFCVYPAYMLFIVSRFGKWPSFSWRGGFARRDEEGAYNDKPSGPTSIRQSGETAVPHNNTTGAATGPATTGPTVTTGRTVTTTTTTGDGAPAPSTAADVPEERAVTPGQTY, from the coding sequence ATGGTCTACTATCTTAAGGCGGGAGGAAATCAGGCAGTAAATGTCAATCAACCTACTGGGTTAGACTATCACATTACGAGAGAAGGTTCAAGCTGGCTATGGGCGGTTACTTCTGTGTTTGGATTGGCTACAATCATCTATGCAATCCTGTTCTTTGTCGCTGAGAGGAAGAGTGCCTCACTTACGCGTTATGCGTTGGCTGCTCCCTTCTTGATCTCGTTCTtcatgttcttcttctacttcACCTATGCTTCAAACTTGGGTTGGACTGGTATCCAGGCACAGTTCAATCATGTTACGGTGAACAACCCAGTCACTGGATTAACGCCAGGTGTGAGACAAATTTTCTATTCGAGATACGTCGCTTGGTTTTTATCATGGCCATTGGTTCTATACTTACTCGAGTTGTCGAGTGTTTCGACCACAGTGTTGCAAAATGATACCTTTTCGGTTCTGGATACGATGCACACTTTGCTAGTGCAAACCTTTGCTTCATACTTTTGGATCATCTCGCTGCTAGTTGGTGCGCTCATCAGGTCCAGTTACAAGTGGGGTTATTTCACTTTTGGTGCTGTCAGCATGCTCGTTTTACAAGGAATTATTATTCGCCGCCAATTTGTCTCACTCAGGACCAGGGCATTCAATGGGGCCATGTTGGGACTCATCTTACTCATTGTTTGGTTGTACTTCATCTGTTGGGGTGTGTCTGAAGGTGGTAACAGGATTCAACCAGACTCGGAAGCTGTTTTCTACGGTATCCTTGATCTGATTGTGTTCTGCGTGTACCCTGCCTACatgctcttcatcgtcagCCGTTTCGGTAAGTGGCCATCATTTAGCTGGAGAGGTGGATTCGCAAGGCGTGACGAGGAAGGTGCTTATAACGATAAACCTTCAGGACCAACGTCTATCAGACAATCTGGTGAAACTGCTGTGCCTCATAACAATACCACAGGTGCTGCAACCGGTCCAGCCACTACTGGTCCAACCGTTACTACCGGTCGCACGGTGACTACTACTACCACGACTGGCGATGGAGCACCGGCCCCTTCAACCGCGGCAGACGTTCCAGAAGAACGCGCTGTCACACCAGGTCAAACTTACTGA
- the TDEL0B01050 gene encoding uncharacterized protein (similar to Saccharomyces cerevisiae YMR244W; ancestral locus Anc_8.793), whose product MFADNQSLFALFSVFGLIGSVSGAPAAVPDGGQLHHDHAAKRGGTCSFPSHDGMVAVQKNGQNGGWAMHSDQQCSYGTWCPYACEPGQLMGQWDTSVTSYSYPGSQYGGLYCDSNGDLKTPDDSKPYCYDGAGTVVAKNSAGSDVAFCQTVLPGNEEMLIPTNVGSGSSQTLAVPGPDYFAGTAAHYYVNPPGVSVSDGCQWGSDSKPYGNWSPYVAGANQQSDGSTFAKIGWNPIYLDSGFKNTKPSFGIKITCDDESNCSGLPCSIDPSKNDVNSVSSSTSSSGAGNGNFCVVTARNGAKANIEVFSV is encoded by the coding sequence ATGTTCGCCGATAATCAATCTTTATTCGCTTTATTTTCCGTATTCGGCCTAATAGGATCTGTTTCTGGTGCTCCAGCTGCCGTGCCAGATGGTGGACAATTACACCATGATCACGCTGCTAAGCGTGGTGGTACTTGTTCTTTCCCTTCGCACGATGGTATGGTTGCAGTTCAGAAAAACGGTCAAAATGGTGGTTGGGCTATGCACAGTGATCAACAATGTTCGTATGGTACTTGGTGTCCATATGCCTGTGAACcaggtcaattgatgggTCAATGGGATACTAGTGTTACCTCTTATAGTTATCCTGGTTCTCAGTACGGTGGTTTGTACTGTGACTCCAATGGTGACTTGAAGACTCCAGATGACAGTAAACCATACTGTTACGATGGTGCAGGTACTGTTGTTGCAAAGAACAGTGCTGGTTCCGATGTCGCCTTTTGTCAAACTGTGCTACCTGGTAACGAGGAAATGTTGATCCCAACCAATGTCGGGTCTGGATCATCGCAGACCTTGGCCGTTCCAGGTCCAGATTACTTTGCTGGTACCGCTGCACACTACTATGTGAACCCACCTGGTGTCAGTGTCTCTGACGGTTGTCAATGGGGTAGTGATTCCAAGCCTTATGGTAACTGGTCTCCATACGTTGCTGGTGCCAATCAACAGTCTGATGGTTCCACTTTTGCCAAGATTGGTTGGAATCCTATCTATTTGGATAGCGGTTTCAAAAATACTAAACCATCTTTTGGTATCAAGATCACTTGTGATGATGAGTCCAACTGTTCTGGTTTGCCATGTTCCATCGATCCTAGTAAGAACGATGTGAATTCTGTTTCCAGTTCTACTAGTTCTTCCGGTGCAGGCAATGGTAATTTCTGTGTTGTCACTGCTAGAAACGGCGCAAAGGCTAACATTGAAGTCTTCAGCGTTTAA
- the TDEL0B01060 gene encoding cation diffusion facilitator family transporter (similar to Saccharomyces cerevisiae ZRC1 (YMR243C) and COT1 (YOR316C); ancestral locus Anc_8.792) produces MKLSGKEIRICSLLALDSVFFLLELIIGYMSHSLALIADSFHMLNDIISLLVALWAVDVAKNRNPDASYTYGWKRAEILGALINAVFLIALCFTILIEALQRLISPPVIENPKLVMYVGIAGLLSNLVGLVLFHDHGHSHGHSHGGSGEHDEEAAGHSHSHFYQSADGSEDSRASIDHSSTNIHEVWPQAVVERFSNEGTALLGAKKGDNALKKKSKKAVRSLNMHGVFLHVLGDALGNVGVIVAALFIWKTDYSWKFYCDPVVSLVITVIIFSSAIPLSRKCSRILLQATPSTISADAVQREVLSVPGVRSVHDFHIWNLTESFFIASLHVQIDSTPAQFSTIAKSIRSIFHNHGIHSATVQPEFVSGDVSEDASRRFSLMAGGTPDISEEESASSTVQDPSPSAYGSTARGDRCLVDRAANCNADECLPK; encoded by the coding sequence ATGAAGTTGAGTGGTAAGGAGATTAGGATTTGCTCTTTGCTGGCACTTGATAGtgttttcttcttgctgGAGCTAATCATCGGGTATATGTCGCATTCGCTGGCGCTGATTGCAGACTCTTTCCATATGCTGAATGATATTATATCTTTGTTAGTTGCATTGTGGGCTGTCGATGTTGCTAAGAACAGAAACCCTGATGCTTCTTATACCTACGGTTGGAAAAGAGCAGAGATTTTGGGTGCACTTATAAACGCTGTGTTTTTGATTGCGTTGTGTTTTACCATTCTGATTgaagctttgcaaagattgatcaGTCCTCCAGTGATTGAGAATCCAAAGTTGGTTATGTACGTGGGTATCGCAGGTTTGCTTTCCAACTTGGTTGGACTCGTCCTCTTCCACGATCATGGGCACTCTCATGGCCATTCGCACGGTGGATCTGGTGAGCATGACGAGGAAGCCGCTGGTCACTCTCATTCCCATTTCTACCAGTCCGCAGATGGTTCTGAGGACAGCAGGGCTTCTATCGATCATTCCAGCACTAATATTCATGAAGTTTGGCCACAGGCTGTGGTCGAGCGTTTTTCAAACGAAGGTACTGCGTTGCTAGGTGCAAAGAAAGGTGATAATGCGcttaagaagaagagtaagAAGGCGGTAAGATCTTTGAACATGCACGGCGTTTTCTTGCATGTGCTCGGTGATGCACTAGGTAATGTCGGTGTCATCGTTGCTGCTCTGTTTATCTGGAAGACTGATTATTCTTGGAAGTTCTACTGTGACCCTGTTGTCTCATTGGTAATTACAGTAATCATCTTCTCCTCTGCGATCCCATTATCGCGTAAATGCTCCAGGATCCTGCTACAGGCTACTCCCTCTACGATCTCTGCAGATGCGGTTCAAAGAGAAGTGCTGAGCGTGCCTGGTGTCAGATCTGTGCACGACTTCCACATCTGGAACTTGACCGAGTCCTTCTTTATTGCTTCTCTGCACGTGCAAATCGATTCGACTCCAGCTCAGTTCTCTACCATTGCCAAGTCCATCAGAAGTATCTTCCACAATCACGGTATCCACTCTGCTACCGTGCAACCCGAGTTTGTTTCCGGAGACGTGAGCGAGGATGCCTCGAGAAGATTCTCTCTCATGGCGGGAGGCACTCCTGATATCTCGGAGGAGGAATCTGCCTCTTCAACGGTTCAGGATCCTTCCCCCAGTGCCTATGGCTCCACGGCTCGTGGTGATCGTTGCCTGGTTGACCGTGCGGCTAATTGTAATGCCGACGAATGTTTACCAAAATAG
- the SFG1 gene encoding Sfg1p (similar to Saccharomyces cerevisiae SFG1 (YOR315W); ancestral locus Anc_8.791), with translation MATDQACFSTPTRNNINSIPGTPNKRDRSCLEIDINVTPSKAPRLMQPVAKSKLEALRMRSLISRAGHDHEEMSPTDSDLSSYSDTGSISPLSDASSLPSSSPEMGYLDVFHTKSVLTKETIELNRIIAATMRHEPCHRQKSPPRPILTSNSKTLNLLVSSSRGSLEDATIYATEINAITASSDGSKIPMVKNVCERVTIPVNPSIKRKHKLLKEALLGGDYNVNEAESEIPDAALIEGFEFKSAHARSGTKKQLKKIRWADELIV, from the coding sequence ATGGCAACTGATCAGGCGTGCTTCTCAACGCCCACCAGAAACAATATTAATTCAATACCAGGCACGCCGAATAAACGAGATAGAAGCTGCTTGGAGATTGATATAAATGTGACACCTTCTAAAGCTCCACGTTTGATGCAACCTGTAGCGAAATCGAAGCTAGAAGCGCTCAGGATGCGATCGCTTATTTCCCGTGCTGGTCACGATCACGAAGAAATGAGCCCCACTGATAGCGACCTTTCGTCATATTCGGATACGGGATCCATAAGTCCCTTGAGCGATGCATCGTCGCTTCCTTCATCATCGCCAGAGATGGGCTACCTCGATGTTTTCCATACTAAATCTGTACTAACCAAAGAAACTATTGAATTGAACAGAATAATAGCGGCCACAATGAGGCATGAACCTTGTCACCGGCAAAAATCCCCGCCACGGCCGATACTTACGTCGAAttccaagactttgaacCTACTGGTGAGCTCTTCGCGCGGGTCGCTGGAAGATGCGACCATCTATGCTACAGAAATCAATGCCATTACAGCAAGTTCCGATGGGAGCAAAATACCGATGGTGAAGAACGTATGTGAGAGAGTGACTATCCCTGTGAATCCCTCGATCAAACGTAAGCAcaagttgttgaaagaagcGCTGTTGGGCGGAGATTACAATGTCAATGAAGCGGAATCTGAAATCCCAGATGCCGCACTGATCGAAGGGTTTGAGTTTAAGAGTGCGCATGCGAGGTCGGGAACCAAGAAGCAACTCAAAAAGATTAGGTGGGCTGATGAGCTCATTGTTTGA
- the SPS4 gene encoding Sps4p (similar to Saccharomyces cerevisiae SPS4 (YOR313C); ancestral locus Anc_8.790) gives MSVFHRKHSNSNSKNQPVLLSSERPNNSITESLPEEVPDRVEEIKDEVVEMTKGDRKIPHRTIDHFRSYPLVQQTRSFVHQLPIARVVIANTKPVVKQVLESKPLQLALPVTNFFDNVANSSLNLTEKVVPSIKTKTYGTLRDEAMYPCNITVDYGKKAKDRAVLVVDENVYKPSHNQVMKFRKYYNEKFYDTKGRPLVRSSLDPVTGPINNVFEKMTVKYFPEGETVPKEGYSCEINRSAALAHNLVHRSYPVVRNNVFYVTMIPCNYALYINQVFNESLDKQPNLNAKHCWDATKMALGRIRKETIDSIKERTPWQNKRAMKKPQGFKPNQDPVEDFQERIREVENQLQEKVAA, from the coding sequence ATGTCAGTGTTCCATAGGAAGCATTCTAATTCTAATTCCAAAAATCAGCCCGTCTTGCTTTCTTCGGAACGTCCAAATAATAGTATCACTGAATCCTTGCCAGAAGAAGTGCCAGATCGTGTCGAAGAGATTAAAGAcgaagttgttgaaatgaCTAAAGGTGATCGTAAAATTCCCCATAGGACCATTGACCATTTCAGGTCTTATCCATTGGTGCAACAAACCCGTTCCTTCGTGCATCAACTTCCAATTGCAAGAGTTGTTATTGCAAACACTAAACCTGTCGTTAAACAGGTTTTAGAATCCAAGCCTTTACAATTAGCTTTACCAGTTaccaatttcttcgataACGTTGCTAACTCAAGTTTGAACTTGACTGAAAAGGTTGTACCTTCTATCAAGACCAAGACTTATGGTACTCTGAGAGATGAAGCCATGTATCCTTGCAATATTACTGTTGATTATGGTAAGAAAGCTAAGGATAGGGCCGTCTTAGTTGTTGATGAGAACGTCTATAAGCCAAGCCATAATcaagtgatgaaatttaGGAAATACTACAATGAGAAATTTTATGACACAAAGGGTAGACCATTGGTTAGAAGTTCATTGGATCCAGTTACGGGCCCCATTAACAACgtttttgaaaagatgacAGTTAAATATTTCCCAGAAGGCGAAACAGTTCCAAAAGAGGGTTATTCTTGTGAAATCAATAGAAGTGCAGCTTTGGCTCATAACCTAGTTCACAGATCGTACCCAGTGGTTCGGAACAACGTCTTTTACGTTACAATGATTCCATGTAACTACGCTCTTTACATCAACCAAGTCTTCAATGAGTCCTTAGATAAACAACCTAATTTGAACGCAAAACACTGCTGGGATGCTACCAAGATGGCGCTAGGTAGAATTAGGAAAGAAACTATTGATTCGATCAAGGAAAGAACTCCATGGCAAAACAAGCGTGCTatgaagaaaccacaaGGATTTAAACCAAATCAAGATCCAGTGgaagattttcaagaaagaattagAGAAGTCGAGAATCAATTACAGGAGAAAGTAGCCGCTTAG